One segment of Purpureocillium takamizusanense chromosome 7, complete sequence DNA contains the following:
- a CDS encoding Chitin synthase (COG:M~TransMembrane:6 (o738-758i774-798o1043-1064i1434-1461o1467-1488i1495-1518o)~CAZy:GT2_Chitin_synth~EggNog:ENOG503NXHC) has protein sequence MANRLSMFSMASEGPGSRAGGPQTAQVSTTTLLNAIHNIYLTSQAHQLDASTSLVVNTWLTASQGGPTVDASLATKAWEHARRRAEDGCIILSSLHQSTPPLLAPFLSSFPFAIPTSLYKSLDALRPFLQCVTPYNPTLPRQAALGVTLTLNLAGNLNAASLALSQGGIDTVNGLLNIPTEAGYRAFDVFYYLLTSASTPAEREFLGLQSPSTYTLLTRSGTYTPPAYLPTADDAASAEDFRQALKDIGIKGSAHRNFISTLAALLKLGNTLDYNVDSDILEETCEDVSGLLGIEPETLMNKCSTEDRWTFVGGLYESLVDWVIRKANEAIATQMERIKNGDESSDGRGARTPTSNEDNGDTVSITVMEVAHTTLGKALSMRSIFDDTQGINAEMIADGVQASPAGSSVLREMQQAVSEVAPDLGIMTGPEGRERQHELEKREVVLEKIAFAAEDGSFMKKLLFPIEGEGINLGRAGRIDLPVVLNSNRLWYHLSLHPTDDSPAQLAALPSITSAWSAGTVSRQLRSWRLPEWANRRNRCLDFTADFDVDELVQRYAVLGCKDGKDGIESWMLERGWSNGEVFVGKERVWMREGAWWEAESMLDLKPADHMAAHSLHTNPFGTGFDTGYSASGSGYFPPQAVDASFNGSNDHLVHSRNFSQGNGSQMTLSQPLNAAPSIAPTAARNVSNGDYGLGAKGDTYKGDVYYNEEGELTGMMDAELAKNKKIETKPVDALRRIWVIFVWALTFWIPSFLLRFVGRMRRPDVRMAWREKLVLCFLILILNGIIIFWIVAFGQLLCPNFDKAWNSKEVGYHTGDNDFFVSVRGQVFDISNFWKQQHSDVDIPTNTDNMRPLAGLDLDDYFPLPLNVACQGLGIGESTKLIANNTAEHAEAVHNTGFFQPNKASHLGDPKWYWDRFTPKMREYYKGDLVFSEGFVQSSGSDSQRKWAMYGDKIYDLTDYFHTQSLNPRVSMYEFLDSSVSDIFKNKPGQNIKSDLDEVIQNSMGNQTQHAKVMNSWNCVQTVFYKGKTDFRESAKCTVNNWILLAFTIILCAVILIKFVAALRFSSKRRPSPQDKFVICQVPAYTEGEDSLRKALDSLTALQYDNKRKLICVICDGVIVGQGNDRPTPKIVLDILGVDPKVDPPALPFKSVGPGSDQLNYGKVYSGLYEYEGNVVPYIVVVKVGKESEQSRPKPGNRGKRDSQILVMSFLNRVHHRSPMSPLELEMFHQINNIIGVDPELYEYLLMVDADTCVSEDSLNRLVSACAHNAKIAGICGETSLENDEKSWTTMIQVYEYFISHHLAKAFESLFGSVTCLPGCFSMYRLRTVDKGKPLIISDAVIKDYAVCDVDTLHQKNLLSLGEDRYLTTLMTKHFPYMAYKFVPDAQCKTAAPESWSVLLSQRRRWINSTIHNLVELMRLKEMCGFCCFSMRFIVFIDLFGTIILPATCGYLGFLIYRVASHTGQFPLISLCILAAVYGLQALVFILKRQWQHIGWMIIYIIAFPIYSFILPVYSFWNQDNFSWGNTRIVIGEKGNKQVVAVADEGFDPRSIPLQRWDDYAMVNNLPGRRGGPMEKHDYGYGDQYEMDEIKSVYSAAPQGSVLAGMGGRNTFMPPQSPAFGQPMNRASAMQGPYQDAAMSIRRQSMMSMGTAIHDMHRSQSPYQDVPVNRQSMLNMRSQSNLSPAMGLPANRSASALGFAGGQRSPLAHDPMQSTTSFDFQRGHLPADDTAIVEAIQSVLREVDLDTVTKKQVRALVEQRLQSELVGERRTFMDRQIDRELENM, from the exons ATGGCGAACCGGCTGTCCATGTTCTCCATGGCATCAGAGGGCCCCGGCTCGCGAGCTGGGGGTCCGCAGACTGCCCAGGTCTCGACGACTACGCTCCTGAATGCCATCCACAATATCTACCTGACGTCCCAAGCCCACCAGCTGGACGCCAGCACTAGCCTCGTTGTCAACACATGGTTGACGGCGTCGCAAGGCGGGCcgaccgtcgacgcctcgctgGCCACCAAGGCATGGGAACatgcgcgccggcgcgccgaggacggaTGCATCATCCTCAG TTCCCTGCACCAGTCCACGCCACCTCTTCTTGCGCCGTTCCTCTCCAGCTTCCCATTCGCAATCCCTACGAGCCTCTACAAGTCCCTGGATGCTCTTCGGCCGTTCCTCCAATGTGTCACGCCGTACAATCCGACTTTGCCCCGCCAGGCGGCCCTCGGTGTCACGCTGACCCTGAATCTCGCCGGCAATCTTAATGCAGCGTCGCTGGCCCTGTCACAAGGCGGCATTGACACAGTCAACGGCCTGCTCAATATTCCGACCGAGGCTGGCTACCGCGCCTTTGATGTCTTCTACTATCTCTTAACGTCCGCTTCCACGCCTGCTGAGCGCGAGTTCCTTGGTCTTCAGAGCCCGTCCACCTACACCCTGCTGACTCGATCTGGCACGTACACGCCACCTGCGTATCTGCcgacggccgacgatgctgctTCCGCGGAGGACTTCCGACAGGCCCTCAAGGACATTGGCATCAAGGGTTCGGCCCATCGCAACTTCATCTCCACCCTCGCTGCCCTGCTCAAACTTGGAAACACTCTTGATTACAATGTGGACTCCGACATACTTGAGGAGACGTGCGAGGATGTCAGCGGTCTTCTCGGGATTGAGCCCGAGACGCTCATGAACAAGTGCAGCACCGAGGACCGCTGGACGTTTGTTGGAGGTCTGTACGAGTCTCTCGTCGACTGGGTCATTAGGAAGGCCAACGAAGCAATTGCCACCCAAATGGAGCGTATCAAGAACGGCGATGAATCTTCGGATGGTCGAGGTGCGCGGACGCCCACTTCCAACGAAGATAACGGCGATACTGTATCCATTACGGTCATGGAAGTCGCTCACACGACTCTCGGCAAGGCCTTGTCCATGCGGTCCATCTTCGATGACACGCAAGGCATCAATGCCGAAATGATTGCCGACGGCGTGCAAGCGTCCCCCGCCGGATCGTCAGTCTTGCGGGAGATGCAGCAAGCCGTGTCCGAAGTTGCGCCCGACTTGGGAATCATGACGGGTCCCGAGGGACGCGAGCGTCAGCACGAACTGGAGAAGCGCGAAGTGGTTCTCGAAAAAATTGCCTTTGCCGCGGAGGACGGCAGTTTCATGAAGAAGCTCCTCTTCCCCATCGAAGGCGAGGGCATCAACCTCGGCCGGGCTGGTCGAATCGATCTGCCAGTCGTACTCAACTCTAACCGGTTGTGGTACCACCTTTCTCTGCACCCAACGGACGACTCGCCTGCGCAGCTTGCGGCTCTCCCTTCTATTACGTCCGCTTGGTCGGCTGGCACCGTCTCGCGCCAGCTGCGCTCTTGGAGGCTTCCGGAGTGGGCCAATCGACGAAACAGGTGCCTCGACTTCACGGCGGACTTTGACGTTGATGAGCTAGTCCAGCGCTACGCCGTTCTCGGTTGCAAGGATGGCAAGGACGGAATCGAAAGCTGGATGCTTGAGCGCGGCTGGAGCAACGGCGAGGTATTTGTCGGCAAGGAGCGCGTGTGGATGCGAGAGGGTGCTTGGTGGGAGGCAGAGAGTATGCTCGACCTCAAGCCGGCGGACCACATGGCCGCGCACAGCCTCCACACCAATCCCTTCGGGACAGGGTTCGACACTGGCTATTctgccagcggcagcggctacTTCCCGCCGCAGGCTGTTGACGCCAGCTTCAACGGGAGCAACGACCACCTGGTGCACTCGCGCAACTTTAGCCAAGGCAATGGCAGCCAAATGACGCTGAGCCAGCCTCTCAACGCCGCCCCTTCCATCGCGCCAACGGCCGCACGAAATGTCAGCAACGGTGActacggcctcggcgccaaggGCGACACCTACAAGGGCGACGTCTACTACaacgaggagggcgagctCACGGGCATGATGGAtgcggagctggccaagaacaagaagatTGAGACAAAGCCAGTCGATGCCTTGCGTCGTATCTGGGTCATCTTCGTGTGGGCTCTGACTTTTTGGATCCCGTCTTTTCTCCTGCGCTTCGTCGGCCGTATGCGACGACCGGATGTTCGGATGGCCTGGCGCGAGAAGCTGGTTCTGTGTTTCCTCATTTTGATCCTCAACGGTATCATCATCTTCTGGATCGTGGCCTTTGGGCAATTACTCTGCCCCAATTTCGACAAGGCCTGGAACAGCAAGGAAGTCGGGTATCACACTGGCGACAACGATTTCTTCGTCAGCGTTCGCGGTCAGGTCTTTGACATCTCCAACTTTTGGAAGCAGCAACACTCCGACGTCGACATCCCAACCAACACTGACAACATGCGGCCCTTGGCCGGACTGGATCTGGACGACTACTTCCCGTTGCCGCTTAATGTCGCGTGCCAAGGACTCGGCATCGGAGAATCCACAAAGCTGATCGCGAACAATACGGCCGAGCATGCTGAAGCCGTCCACAACACCGGCTTCTTCCAGCCGAACAAAGCCAGCCACCTGGGTGACCCGAAGTGGTATTGGGACAGGTTCACGCCCAAGATGAGGGAGTACTACAAGGGCGACCTCGTGTTTAGTGAAGGCTTTGTTCAGTCCTCTGGCAGCGATTCCCAGCGCAAGTGGGCCATGTATGGCGATAAGATCTACGACCTGACGGACTACTTCCACACTCAGTCCCTCAACCCCAGGGTTTCCATGTACGAGTTTCTTGACTCGTCGGTAAGCGATATTTTCAAGAACAAGCCGGGCCAGAACATCAAGAGCGATCTGGATGAAGTCATTCAGAACTCGATGGGCAACCAGACTCAGCACGCCAAGGTCATGAACAGCTGGAACTGCGTCCAGACGGTCTTTTACAAGGGCAAGACCGACTTCCGCGAGTCAGCGAAGTGCACGGTGAACAACTGGATTTTGCTGGCATTTACCATCATCCTTTGTgccgtcatcctcatcaagTTCGTCGCCGCACTGCGTTTCAGCTCCAAGCGACGCCCCTCGCCCCAGGACAAGTTTGTCATCTGTCAGGTGCCCGCGTATACCGAAGGCGAGGATTCACTGCGCAAGGCTCTAGACTCCCTCACTGCTCTCCAATACGACAACAAGCGGAAGCTCATCTGCGTTATCTGCGACGGTGTCATCGTTGGTCAAGGAAATGACCGTCCTACCCCCAAGATCGTGCTTGATATCCTTGGAGTCGACCCCAAGGTCGATCCTCCTGCACTCCCTTTTAAGTCAGTCGGGCCGGGCAGCGATCAGCTCAACTACGGCAAGGTTTATTCAGGCCTATACGAGTATGAGGGCAACGTCGTCCCCTACATTGTCGTTGTCAAGGTGGGCAAAGAGTCAGAGCAGTCGCGTCCCAAGCCTGGCAACCGTGGAAAGCGCGACTCGCAAATTCTTGTCATGAGCTTCCTTAACCGCGTTCACCATCGATCGCCAATGAGCCCGCTAGAGCTGGAGATGTTTCACCAGATCAATAACATTATTGGCGTGGATCCCGAGCTATACGAGTATCTGCTCATGGTCGACGCAGATACTTGCGTCAGCGAGGACTCTCTGAATCGTCTTGTGTCCGCCTGTGCGCACAACGCCAAAATCGCTGGTATCTGCGGAGAAACGAGCCTAGAGAATGACGAAAAGTCATGGACCACCATGATCCAGGTGTACGAGTATTTCATCTCTCACCATCTGGCCAAGGCTTTCGAGTCACTATTTGGCAGTGTCACCTGTCTGCCTGGATG CTTCTCCATGTATCGTCTTCGGACAGTTGACAAAGGCAAACCGCTCATCATCTccgacgccgtcatcaaGGACTACGCTGTCTGCGACGTCGACACGTTGCACCAAAAGAACCTGCTGTCTCTCGGTGAAGATCGTTATCTCACGACTCTGATGACCAAGCACTTTCCGTACATGGCCTACAAATTTGTACCTGATGCGCAGTGCAAGACAGCTGCCCCTGAATCTTGGAGCGTTCTTCTGTcgcagcgtcgacgatggaTCAACTCGACCATCCATAACCTGGTGGAGCTGATGCGCCTCAAAGAAATGTGCGGCTTTTGCTGCTTCAGCATGCGCTTTATCGTGTTCATTGACCTCTTTGGAACTATCATCCTCCCGGCGACTTGCGGGTATCTCGGTTTTCTCATCTACAGAGTCGCCTCCCACACTGGGCAGTTCCCGCTCATCTCCCTCTGCATCTTGGCTGCCGTCTACGGCCTGCAAGCCCTGGTGTTCATTCTGAAGCGGCAATGGCAGCACATTGGCTGGATGATTATTTATATCATCGCCTTCCCGATCTACTCGTTCATCCTGCCTGTCTATTCCTTCTGGAACCAGGATAACTTCTCGTGGGGTAACACGCGTATCGTCATCGGCGAGAAGGGCAATAAGCAGGTGGTAGCCGTCGCCGATGAAGGCTTCGATCCTCGCTCGATCCCGCTCCAGCGCTGGGACGACTACGCCATGGTGAACAACCtgccaggccggcgcggtggcCCCATGGAGAAGCACGATTACGGGTACGGCGACCAGTATGAGATGGACGAAATCAAGTCGGTATACTCGGCTGCCCCACAGGGGTCCGTCCTCGCTGGTATGGGTGGACGCAACACGTTCATGCCGCCGCAGTCCCCAGCTTTCGGTCAGCCCATGAACCGTGCGTCCGCGATGCAGGGTCCTTACCAGGACGCAGCCATGTCCATCCGCCGGCAATCGATGATGTCCATGGGCACAGCCATCCATGACATGCACAGGAGCCAGTCCCCGTATCAAGATGTGCCTGTCAACCGGCAGAGTATGCTGAACATGCGGAGTCAATCGAACCTCTCCCCAGCTATGGGTCTGCCTGCGAACCGATCCGCTTCAGCACTTGGCTTTGCGGGCGGTCAGCGCTCGCCGCTAGCCCACGACCCCATGCAGTCCACGACATCGTTTGACTTCCAGCGCGGCCACCTGCCTGCGGACGAcaccgccatcgtcgaggccatccaGTCGGTCCTTCGGGAGGTGGACCTGGACACTGTGACCAAGAAGCAAGTTCGCGCTCTCGTGGAGCAGCGCCTTCAGAGCGAACTCGTCGGAGAACGGCGCACTTTTATGGACCGGCAGATTGACCGCGAACTGGAGAACATGTAA
- a CDS encoding Chitin synthase (COG:M~COG:N~CAZy:GT2_Chitin_synth~TransMembrane:6 (o884-903i924-943o1195-1214i1590-1611o1617-1638i1645-1668o)~EggNog:ENOG503NU7V), with the protein MATTLPPLGAGSGGAHTQHSLPSLPAHLQSDTHITGHLASRFHVSLPTARLSSHGLICLNTYTSSTKGPDGGKAGSAMAGAEDLADRAWLRLGHRSENQAIMFLGESGSGKSTVRNHVLTALLDKSSTPLSTKLSLAAYVFDTLTTTKTATTPTASKSGLFYELQYDTAATTSPILIGGKLLDHRLERSRIADVPTGERNFHILYYLLAGTSNAEKQHLGLDESKRWKYLGHPTQLKVGINDAEGFQLFKNALRKLEFPRAEIAEICQILASILHLGQLEFESTSNTSATADDSGGFSHEGGNITTTVRNKDVLAIIAAFLGVSTGDLQSTLGYKTKMIQKERVTVMLDPNGARSHANELARTLYSLLVAWIMESANQRICAPEESIANTISIVDFPGFAQQSSTGSTLDQLLTNAATEAVYNMTLHNFFDRKAEMLESEEVGVAPTSYFDNSDAVKGLLKSGNGLLSILDDQTRRNRTDVQLLESLRKRFEGKNPAIEVSSSTARLPGSNFLTENTAASFTIKHFAGEVDYPTRGLIEENGEVVSVDLLNMFNSTKSEFVARLFGQEALQTISHPHERTTVMQATISSKPMRAPSVFTRKGGRGGRIAAAAAQRRQQAAMDQLEQESDTKSTRTGGANKPTEQGASGQFLASLDNLQKAVTDPGTNAYFVFCLKPNDRRIANQFDSKCVRTQVQTFGIAEISQRLRSADFSLFLPFGEFLGMADAETILVGSERERVEMVIDEKRWPSNEVQVGATGVFLSERCWMEIAHLSEKGSTMTGRFGASSDADGGDGLTPGEAHHVYGASKEQLLSAGTTPLMYGEKGKMGYFGGSDDARSEAGASALGAGDMFKNFDTREQMAERGNEKKLEEVEEFKDSPSRKRWVFTVYLLTWFIPDFLIRWLGRMPRKDVRMAWREKVAINMLIWFLCLVAAFFIVVFPMLICPKQNVYSAQELSSHDGKGGNSAFVSIRGYVIDLGAFAKSHYPPFLGTAPLLKYAGKDVSSLFPIQVSALCQGATGSVSPQVTLDYKNTNFTGSPSLINMQDLNAQYHDFRHFTNDSRPDWYLESLLTLRGNWGAGKIGYSPEYVQKLSQKQQSIVILNSKVYDMTTYLTGGRKMRAKPGEKLDDDVSQTQFMDQAVVSLFQLRAGDDITKFWNSLTISPEVKNRMMTCLDHLFYVGDVDTRNSTRCKFAEYLVLAVSVLLASVIAFKFFAALQFGGKNLPENLDKFVLCQIPAYTEDEESLRRAIDSAARMRYDDKRKLLVVVCDGMIIGQGNDRPTPRIVLDILGVSESVDPEPLSFESLGEGQKQHNMGKVYSGLYEVQGHIVPFMVIVKVGKPSEVARPGNRGKRDSQMILMRFLNRVHYNLPMSPLELEMYHQIRNIIGVNPTFYEFMFQIDADTVVAPDSATRMVAAFLNDTRLIACCGETALTNAKSSFITMIQVYEYYISHNLSKAFESLFGSVTCLPGCFSMYRIRAAETGKPLFVSREVVESYATIRVDTLHMKNLLHLGEDRYLTTLLLKYHSKYKTKYLFSAHAWTIAPDSWKVFLSQRRRWINSTVHNLIELIPMNQLCGFCCFSMRFIVFIDLLSTIVQPVTIAYIIYLIVLVATKATVVPITAFILLGAIYGLQAIIFILRRKWEMVGWMILYVLAIPVFSFGLPLYAFWHMDDFNWGNTRVVAGENGKKVVVTDEGKFDPNSIPRKKWEEYQAELWETQTSRDDTRSEISGFSYGTKAPVAVSEYAFPSRPDSTTGFAAHPSMQQLPYDSRNVSRMSLAASEMGGNRMSHFGGSQFFSPEDMVGLPSDDALLAEIRDILKTADLMTVTKKGIKQELERRFDVPLDAKRAYINSATEALLSGQL; encoded by the exons atggccacgacCCTTCCGCCTCTGGGAgccggcagcggaggcgCCCATACCCAGCACTCGTTACCATCGCTCCCGGCTCATCTCCAATCCGACACGCACATCACCGGGCACCTGGCCAGCCGCTTCCACGTGTCGCTCCCTACAGCTAGGCTCTCCTCACATGGCCTTATCTGCCTGAACACGTACACGTCGTCCACCAAGGGCCCCGATGGTGGCAAGGCTGggagcgccatggccggcgccgaggacctggccgacCGCGcttggctgcggctgggccATCGGTCAGAGAATCAGGCCATCATGTTTCT CGGCGAGTCCGGTTCTGGCAAATCGACTGTCCGTAACCACGTCCTTACGGCTCTGCTCGACAAGTCGTCCACGCCACTCTCCACCAAGCTTTCTCTAGCCGCCTATGTCTTCGACACCCTCACCACGACCAAGACCGCAACTACCCCGACCGCCTCCAAGTCTGGTCTCTTCTACGAGCTCCAGTATGACACtgcagccaccaccagcccgaTCCTTATCGGTGGCAAGCTGCTGGATCATCGCCTGGAGAGGAGTCGGATTGCCGATGTGCCGACTGGAGAGCGAAACTTCCACATTCTCTACTACCTCCTGGCTGGCACCAGCAATGCCGAAAAGCAGCACCTTGGTCTCGATGAGTCCAAGCGGTGGAAGTATCTCGGCCATCCGACTCAGCTCAAGGTTGGTATCAATGATGCTGAGGGGTTCCAGCTCTTCAAAAATGCGCTGAGGAAGCTCGAGTTCCCCAGAGCCGAAATTGCCGAGATTTGCCAAATTTTGGCAAGTATCCTCCACCTGGGACAGCTCGAGTTCGAGTCCACCAGTAATACGAGTGCtaccgccgacgacagcggcggcttTTCTCACGAAGGCGGCAACATCACAACGACGGTGAGGAACAAGGATGTCCTCGCCATAATTGCTGCTTTCTTGGGTGTCAGCACCGGCGATCTTCAGAGCACGCTGGGGTACAAGACCAAGATGATCCAAAAGGAGCGCGTTACCGTTATGTTGGATCCTAATGGCGCTCGTTCCCACGCAAACGAGCTGGCACGCACGCTTTATTCCCTCTTGGTGGCTTGGATCATGGAAAGTGCCAACCAGCGCATTTGTGCTCCCGAAGAGTCAATCGCCAATACCATCTCGATCGTTGACTTCCCCGGCTTTGCTCAACAGAGCTCCACTGGCTCAACCCTGGATCAGCTGTTGACCAACGCGGCCACTGAGGCCGTCTACAATATGACGCTGCACAACTTTTTTGATCGCAAGGCAGAAATGCTCGAATCTGAGGAGGTTGGTGTCGCTCCGACCAGCTATTTCGACAACTCGGATGCTGTCAAGGGTCTGCTCAAGTCTGGCAACGGCCTCTTGAGCATCTTGGACGACCAGACTCGGCGCAACAGGACCGacgtccagctcctcgagagCCTTCGAAAGCGCTTTGAAGGCAAGAACCCGGCCATCGAGGTCAGCTCGTCCACCGCGAGGCTACCGGGCAGCAATTTCCTGACCGAGAACACGGCTGCCTCCTTCACTATCAAGCATTTTGCTGGTGAGGTGGATTACCCCACAAGGGGTTTGATAGAGGAAAACGGCGAAGTCGTCTCCGTCGATTTGCTCAACATGTTCAATTCGACCAAGAGCGAGTTTGTTGCTCGGCTCTTTGGCCAAGAGGCGCTTCAGACCATATCACATCCCCACGAGCGCACCACGGTCATGCAGGCGACGATCAGCTCCAAACCCATGCGTGCCCCGAGTGTCTTTACACGGAAGGGCGGTCGCGGAGGCCgcatcgcagccgccgcggcccagcggcggcaacaggCGGCCATGGATCAGCTAGAGCAGGAGAGCGACACCAAAAGTACCAGGACCGGAGGCGCCAACAAGCCAACCGAACAAGGCGCCTCTGGCCAGttcctcgcctccctcgacAACTTGCAGAAGGCTGTAACCGACCCCGGCACGAACGCCTACTTCGTCTTCTGCTTGAAACCCAATGATCGTCGCATTGCCAACCAATTTGACAGCAAATGCGTTCGCACTCAGGTGCAAACCTTTGGCATCGCTGAGATCAGCCAGCGATTGCGCTCAGCCGATTTTAGCCTGTTCCTCCCGTTCGGAGAGTTTCTCGGGATGGCCGACGCAGAAACCATTCTCGTGGGCAGTGAacgcgagcgcgtcgagatGGTAATCGATGAGAAGCGATGGCCAAGCAACGAGGTGCAGGTCGGCGCTACCGGTGTCTTCCTAAGCGAGCGTTGTTGGATGGAGATTGCCCACCTCTCCGAGAAGGGAAGCACAATGACCGGTCGCTTTGGTGCGTCATCCGATGCTgatggaggcgacggcctcACGCCAGGCGAAGCCCATCATGTCTATGGTGCGTCCAAAGAACAGCTCTTATCCGCCGGCACCACCCCTCTCATGTACGGCGAGAAGGGAAAGATGGGGTACTTCGGTGGCTCGGACGACGCACGGTCCGAAGCTGGCGCTTCGGCACTGGGAGCTGGCGACATGTTCAAGAACTTCGACACTCGCGAGCAAATGGCGGAGCGCGGCAACGAAAAGAAGCTCGAGGAAGTGGAGGAGTTCAAAGACAGCCCCAGCCGCAAGCGTTGGGTCTTCACCGTATACCTCTTGACCTGGTTCATCCCCGACTTCCTCATTCGCTGGCTCGGACGCATGCCTCGCAAGGACGTCCGTATGGCATGGAGGGAAAAGGTGGCCATCAATATGCTCATCTGGTTCCTTTGCTTGGTCGCTGCCTTCTTTATTGTCGTCTTCCCGATGCTCATCTGCCCCAAGCAGAACGTCTACAGCGCCCAAGAACTATCCTCGCATGATGGAAAAGGTGGCAACAGCGCCTTCGTATCCATCCGTGGCTATGTCATCGACCTGGGTGCTTTCGCAAAATCGCACTACCCGCCCTTCCTGGGCACGGCACCCTTGCTGAAATACGCTGGGAAAGACGTCAGCTCGTTGTTCCCGATTCAGGTTTCCGCGCTGTGCCAGGGCGCCACTGGCTCTGTCAGCCCCCAGGTGACCCTGGACTACAAGAATACCAACTTCACCGGCTCACCAAGTCTCATCAACATGCAGGACCTCAACGCCCAGTACCACGACTTTCGTCACTTCACCAACGACAGTCGTCCTGACTGGTATCTCGAGAGTCTACTGACACTCCGAGGAAACTGGGGTGCAGGCAAGATTGGTTACTCGCCCGAGTATGTGCAGAAGCTCAGCCAGAAGCAGCAGTCGATTGTTATCTTGAACAGCAAAGTATACGATATGACGACGTACCTTACTGGTGGGCGCAAGATGCGCGCCAAGCCTGgggagaagctcgacgacgacgttaGCCAAACCCAGTTCATGGATCAAGCAGTCGTATCACTTTTCCAGTTGAGGGCTGGAGACGACATTACCAAGTTCTGGAATTCGTTGACGATCAGCCCCGAAGTGAAGAATAGGATGATGACCTGCCTGGACCACCTGTTTTatgtcggcgacgtcgacacAAGAAACTCGACGCGCTGCAAGTTTGCCGAGTACCTCGTGCTGGCTGTGTCTGTCCTTCTGGCGTCCGTCATTGCTTTCAAGTTCTTTGCTGCGCTCCAATTTGGAGGCAAGAACTTGCCGGAGAACCTCGATAAGTTCGTGCTGTGTCAAATCCCGGCGTATACGGAGGACGAAGAGTCGCTTCGTCGTGCCATTGACTCAGCCGCCAGGATGCGCTACGACGACAAGCGCAAACTCCTGGTTGTTGTCTGTGACGGCATGATTATCGGTCAGGGCAACGATAGACCGACGCCCCGAATTGTGCTTGATATTCTTGGTGTATCGGAGAGCGTTGACCCTGAACCGCTGAGCTTTGAATCTCTCGGTGAGGGCCAGAAGCAGCACAACATGGGCAAGGTCTACTCGGGTCTCTACGAGGTTCAGGGACACATTGTTCCGTTCATGGTCATCGTCAAGGTCGGCAAGCCGTCTGAAGTCGCCCGCCCTGGCAACCGCGGCAAGCGAGATTCGCAGATGATTCTCATGCGATTCCTAAACCGCGTCCACTACAACCTCCCCATGAGcccgctggagctggagatGTACCATCAGATCCGCAACATCATCGGCGTCAACCCGACTTTCTATGAGTTTATGTTCCAGATCGACGCGGACACGGTCGTTGCACCCGATTCAGCTACGCGCATGGTGGCCGCCTTCCTCAACGACACTCGCCTCATTGCGTGTTGCGGCGAGACAGCCTTGACGAATGCTAAGTCGTCCTTCATCACCATGATTCAAGTCTACGAATACTACATCTCGCATAACTTGTCTAAAGCCTTTGAGAGTCTTTTCGGTTCAGTCACCTGCTTACCCGGCTGTTTCTCCATGTATCGGATTCGGGCTgccgagacgggcaagccGCTGTTTGTCAGCCGCGAGGTCGTCGAGTCGTATGCCACGATTCGCGTGGACACCCTTCACATGAAGAACCTGCTGCACCTGGGCGAGGATCGCTACCTGACGACGCTGCTTCTCAAGTATCATTCCAAGTATAAGACCAAGTACCTGTTCTCGGCTCATGCCTGGACCATTGCACCGGATTCTTGGAAGGTCTTTCTGTCccagcgacgccgctggATCAACTCGACTGTGCACAACTTGATCGAGCTGATCCCGATGAATCAGCTCTGTGGTTTCTGCTGCTTCAGCATGCGTTTCATCGTCTTTATTGACTTGCTCAGCACTATCGTTCAGCCGGTCACGATTGCTTACATCATCTACCTGATTGTTCTCGTCGCGACAAAGGCTACGGTTGTGCCCATCACGGCcttcatcctcctcggcgccattTACGGTCTACAGGCTATCATCTTCATCCTGCGCCGGAAGTGGGAAATGGTCGGCTGGATGATACTGTACGTGCTTGCTATACCCGTCTTCAGCTTTGGTCTCCCGTTGTATGCCTTCTGGCACATGGACGACTTCAACTGGGGTAACACGCGTGtggtcgccggcgagaaCGGAAAGAAGGTCGTTGTCACCGATGAGGGCAAGTTTGATCCCAACTCGATCCCGCGCAAAAAGTGGGAAGAGTACCAGGCAGAGCTCTGGGAGACGCAGACGTCGCGAGACGATACCCGCTCCGAGATCTCGGGCTTCAGCTACGGCACTAAGGCCCCCGTGGCCGTGTCCGAGTACGCCTTCCCCAGTCGGCCGGATTCGACGACTGGCTTCGCCGCACATCCATCGATGCAGCAACTGCCGTATGACTCTCGCAACGTCTCGCGCATGTCACTGGCAGCATCAGAGATGGGCGGCAATCGCATGAGCCACTTTGGCGGCTCCCAGTTCTTCAGCCCCGAGGACATGGTCGGCTTGCCGAGCGACGATGCGCTTCTGGCCGAGATCCGTGACATCCTCAAGACAGCGGACCTCATGACGGTGACAAAGAAGGGCATCAAGCAGGAGCTTGAGCGCCGTTTCGATGTGCCCCTGGACGCGAAGCGAGCCTACATCAACAGTG CAACTGAGGCTCTTCTTTCTGGCCAGCTTTAA